In Nissabacter sp. SGAir0207, the genomic stretch ATTGGCACGCTCGGCGGCTTCTTCGTGGTGCCGCTCAACGCGCTGTTGCAGGTGCGCGGCAAACTGACGGTCGGCGCGGGCAACGCGATTGCGGTACAGAACCTCGGCGAGAACAGCGCAATGCTGCTGATGCTGGGGCTTTACTCGCTGGTGGTGAAGCTGGGCGCACCGGTGATTGGTATCGGCATCGGTTTTGGCGTGGTGTTTGTGGTGGCGATTGGCGGGCTATGGATCTGGCAGGCGCGGCGAGCGCCCACCCGGTAGTGCAACAGGGCGGACTCTCCGCCCTGTTTTTTTGGCCTTAGGGAGCCGGGAAGGTGAAGCGGCGGTGGATCGCCTCCAGCGCCTGCAACACCTCCTCGTCCAGGACCAGATCCTGGCTGTCGATGTTGGTCTTCAGCTGCTCCAGGTTGGTCGCGCCCAGCAACGTGCTGGCGACGAACGGCTGCTGGCGCACGAAGGCCAGCGCCATCTGGCTCGGATCGAGGCCGTGGTGTTTGGCCAGCGCCACATACTCGGCGATCGCCTGCTCGGTGTGCTCACCGCTGTAACGGGTGAAGCGGCTGAACAGTGTGTTGCGCGCGCCGGCTGGCTTCGCGCCATTCAGGTACTTGCCGCTCAGCGTGCCGAACGCCAGGCTGGAGTAGGCCAGCAGCTCCACGCCCTCGTGGTGGCTGATCTCCGCCAAACCCACCTCAAAGCTGCGGTTCAGCAGGCTGTAGGGGTTTTGGATCGAGACGATGCGCGGCAGGTCATGCTTCTCCGCCAATTGCAGGTAGCGCATCACCCCCCACGGCGTCTCGTTGGAGACACCGATGTAGCGGATCTTGCCCGCGCGCACCTGCTCATTCAGCGCCTCCAGCGTCTCCAGCAGCGTCACCGCCGGTTTGTCATCTTCATAGCGGTAGTTCAGCTTGCCGAAGCAGTTGGTCTGGCGCTGCGGCCAGTGCAGCTGGTAGAGATCGAGGTAGTCGGTGTTCAGGCGCTTCAGGCTGGCGTCCAGCGCGTTGCGGATGTTTTTGCGATCCAGCGCCTGATCCGGGCGGATGGCGGCGTCGCTGCCGCGTGACGGCCCGGCGACCTTGCTGGCCAGCACCACCTTCTCACGGCAGCCGCGCGCCTTCAGCCAGCTGCCGATGTAGCTCTCGGTCAGGCCCTGTGTCTCCGGGCGCGGCGGCACCGGGTACATCTCGGCGGTGTCAATCAGGTTGATCCCGGCGGAGAGGGCATAGTCCAGCTGCTGGTGGGCCTCGGCTTCGCTGTTCTGCTCACCAAACGTCATGGTGCCCAGTCCCAGTACGCTCACTTCCAAAGAACTGTGGGGGATACGGTGATAGTGCATAGCCGGTTTTCCTTAGTGTTGAGAATGGAGACTGAAAAATGCGCCGTTATCGACGTTATCGCTTGTCATTGACTCATTAACACGTTTTTCTCTGCGCGCACAAGTGCGGTGCCTGATTGTATGCCGGTAGGAAAGGGGAGCGGGGCGCCACGGGTGGTCGCGCTCCCGGCGCAGGCTGGCTGGCCGGGAGGGAGGCGTAACGGGTTAGCGTTCAATCATTTGGTTGACGTTATCGGCGTTGATCTGGCGCTGGTTGCCCTGCTCATCGGTATAGCTGATGAGGCCAGTTTCCTTGTCAATTGCCGGTTTACCCTGGGTCAGGATCATATTGCCATCTTTTGTGGCAATCACATAGTCGCTGGCGCACCCGGTGAGTGTGCACGCGACGATCAGCGCCGATACAGCGATAGCCCATGTTTTCATGATGTTTTCCTTGATAATCGACGAAGAGGGGGGACGTTTTAAGCGTAGCAAACTGACATATAAAGCAAGGTAAAATCACCTCTAAAAATCCGAATTTTGCCGTCCGGCCCCTCAATCAGGAAAATGAACGAACTACAGCAAGAAGTGGCGCGCCAGCAGGGCGGCGGTGAAGGGCTTTTTCAGGTAGAAGCCGCGTGGCA encodes the following:
- a CDS encoding NADP(H)-dependent aldo-keto reductase; translated protein: MHYHRIPHSSLEVSVLGLGTMTFGEQNSEAEAHQQLDYALSAGINLIDTAEMYPVPPRPETQGLTESYIGSWLKARGCREKVVLASKVAGPSRGSDAAIRPDQALDRKNIRNALDASLKRLNTDYLDLYQLHWPQRQTNCFGKLNYRYEDDKPAVTLLETLEALNEQVRAGKIRYIGVSNETPWGVMRYLQLAEKHDLPRIVSIQNPYSLLNRSFEVGLAEISHHEGVELLAYSSLAFGTLSGKYLNGAKPAGARNTLFSRFTRYSGEHTEQAIAEYVALAKHHGLDPSQMALAFVRQQPFVASTLLGATNLEQLKTNIDSQDLVLDEEVLQALEAIHRRFTFPAP
- a CDS encoding YgdI/YgdR family lipoprotein, producing MKTWAIAVSALIVACTLTGCASDYVIATKDGNMILTQGKPAIDKETGLISYTDEQGNQRQINADNVNQMIER